In one window of Zingiber officinale cultivar Zhangliang chromosome 11A, Zo_v1.1, whole genome shotgun sequence DNA:
- the LOC122031457 gene encoding zinc finger MYM-type protein 1-like, translating into MNENAPGNNQMKSPTVQKDLTRACAAEVTNVIHNDIKDNIFSLMVDECRDISVKEQMGVVLRYVNKHGCVIERFLAIVHVSNTSAISLKKIIDELFAKHKLSLSRLRGQGYDEASNMRGESNGLKALILKENSSARYVHCFAHQLQLVVVAVAKSNRIMSDFFQYVTMIVNITGASCKRKDKFRQLEHDRLIECLEKGDIVSGKGKNQEISLKQPGDTRWGSHYMTIICLMSTWTSVLQVLENVYDDGTNDDNSDIPTSLIDKMESYEFVFVMHLMKSLLGIINELSLALQQKDQNIVLAVSLIKTMKVLDMMVQEMSNRFSESSKKVLTCIACLNLKDSFSQFDIGKLLHLAKLYPEDFSLIDRAILEDQIETYIQNVRGDFSMIEYLGSLAKKMVETGKNTIFPLVYRLIELALVLPIATTSVERVFSTMKIIKTDLRNRMGDEWMNDSLVKYIEKDIFATIENEQILQYFQQMNTRRIQLSPLVCMSRSDAGSSTIKK; encoded by the exons ATGAATGAAAATGCCCCTGGAAATAATCAAATGAAGTCTCCAACAGttcaaaaggatttaacacgGGCTTGTGCTGCTGAAGTCACAAATGTTATTCATAATGATATAAAAGACAATATATTTTCTCTTATGGTTGATGAGTGTCGAGATATTTCAGTCAAAGAACAAATGGGAGTTGTTTTAAGATACGTGAACAAACATGGATGCGTTATTGAAAGATTTCTTGCTATTGTACATGTGTCTAACACTTCTGCTATTTCTTTGAAGAAGATTATTGATGAATTGTTTGCAAAACATAAGTTGTCATTATCAAGATTGAGGGGTCAAGGATACGATGAAGCTTCAAATATGCGAGGTGAGTCTAATGGATTGAAGGCTCTTATATTGAAGGAAAATTCATCTGCACGGTATGTCCATTGTTTTGCTCACCAACTTCAACTAGTTGTTGTTGCAGTTGCTAAAAGCAATCGAATTATGAGTGATTTCTTCCAATATGTTACTATGATTGTGAATATTACTGGTGCTTCATGcaaaagaaaagataagtttAGACAACTTGAACATGATAGACTTATAGAATGTTTGGAGAAAGGAGATATTGTTAGTGGGAAAGGAAAAAATCAGGAAATCAGTTTAAAACAACCAGGGGATACTCGTTGGGGTTCACATTACATGACTATTATTTGTTTGATGTCTACATGGACTTCTGTTTTACAAGTGCTTGAAAATGTGTATGATGATGGTACTAATGATGATAATAGTGATATCCCCACCAGTTTGATTGATAAGATGGAGAGTTATGAATTTGTGTTTGTGATGCATTTGATGAAATCTTTATTGGGAATCATAAATGAATTGTCACTTGCCTTACAACAAAAGGATCAAAACATTGTACTAGCTGTCAGTTTGATCAAGACAATGAAA GTTCTTGATATGATGGTTCAAGAGATGAGTAATCGGTTTTCAGAATCAAGTAAGAAGGTACTTACTTGCATTGCTTGCTTAAATCTAAAGGACTCTTTTTCTCAATTTGATATTGGTAAGCTACTCCACCTTGCTAAACTTTATCCGGAGGACTTTTCATTGATTGATCGTGCAATACTTGAGGACCAAATTGAGACTTACATTCAAAATGTACGAGGTGATTTTTCTATGATTGAATATTTGGGAAGTCTTGCTAAAAAGATGGTTGAAACGGGTAAGAATACAATTTTTCCATTGGTATATCGTTTGATCGAGTTAGCATTAGTTTTACCAATTGCAACTACTTCTGTTGAAAGAGTTTTTTCTACGATGAAAATTATCAAGACTGATTTGCGTAATAGGATGGGGGATGAGTGGATGAATGACAGTTTGGTAAAATACATCGAGAAGGATATTTTTGCCACAATTGAAAATGAACAAATTTTACAATATTTTCAACAGATGAACACTCGTAGGATCCAGTTGTCTCCTCTTGTTTGTATGTCTAGATCTGATGCTGGTAGCTCaactattaaaaaataa